The Agrobacterium larrymoorei sequence AGATCGAAAGAGCGCATTCGAAAAACACTCTTGACCTCAACCGCCCTTGAGGTCGCAACGTCATCCAAACGGACAGGAGTGGCCACCCAATGGCGATAGTTCTGAATGACGACGATCTGGCAGGCTATACCTTGATGAAAGTAGCGATCGAATCCGTCGAAGGATTCTTGTTGGCCCGTGCCTTGGGCAAAGCGGTCTCGCCGCCTCGCCACCACGTTGCGTTTGGGGATCATGGAGATCTGGTTTTTACCGTGGGAGGCCTCACCGGCGACAGACCGCTTGCAGGCTTTCGTGTCTACGACACGTTCAACGGAGATGCGCACGCCCAGCTCGTGGCCGTCTGGTCGGCTGATGATGCTCGACTAAAGGGCATTGTTGTCGGTGAGCGCCTGGGCGCGATCAGGACCGGTGCCATAGGCGGTGTGGCGATCCACCACCTCAGTTCCCCACAGGCCAGCGTCATCGGCGTGATAGGGAGCGGGGCTCAAGCAAGAATGCAGTTGGCAGCCGCATCATGCGTGCGCTCAATCTCGAAGGCCTATGTCTATAGTCGTGATGCGAAGAACCGCATCGCCTTCACCAGTGAAATGCAGATTGAACTCGGCGTCGACGTCGAACCTGTGGCGCGCGTAAAGGATGCTGTTCGCGATGCAGATATCGTGATTTGCGCGACATCCAGCTCACAGCCCGTCGTCGATATATCCGATCTGAAGCCCGGCGCACATGTCAACACTGTCGGTCCCAAGACGATTGAAGCGCATGAATTGGGATTGAGTATTGCCGATGTCGCTAGCATCATTGCAACGGACTCTTCCGAACAGACGCGCTCATACGGCGCGCCCTTCTTCCTTGAGGGGTCTGGCCAGGAGCAACGCATGGTCGAGTTGTCGGATATTGTCGCAGGTCGCATCGCGAGCCGGACATCCTCGGATCAGACCACTCTGTTCTGCTCGGTCGGTCTTGCGGGAACCGAAGTCGCCGTGGCTGCTGCCATCTTCGACATGCGTTAAGCCAAAGAGCGAACGCTTTGCATGGCACGCTTGAAGTCCGATAGCCGATGCAAGAGAGGGAAGCTTTTCACCGCGACAACATCATGTAACTTTCAGTGATGGCGAATCGCGATTTTGCGTGAGACGCACACCAACAAAAACAGGTCACGGTGCGGGAACGGATAACCGTCCGCACCAGTCGGTCAAAGATGGGAACGACGCACGGTACTGGTTCCAAGGGACCGCTACATGCGCAAGCATTGGAAGGAAGACGCTATGGCTGCGCCCGGCGAAAACATGCGCGTGAATGCCGACAGGCTCTGGGACATGTTGATGGATATGGCGAAGATCGGTCCCGGCATTGCTGGCGGCAACAACCGCCAGACGCTGACCGATGCGGATGCTGAAGGCCGTGCTCTTTTCCAATCATGGTGCGAGGCCGCAGGGCTCACCATGGGTGTCGACAAGATGGGGACGATGTTTGCGACACGCGCCGGCGAAGACCCTGAGGCGCTGCCGGTCTATGTCGGTTCCCATCTCGATACCCAGCCAACCGGCGGCAAGTTCGATGGAGTCCTGGGCGTGCTGGCGGGCCTCGAGGTCGTGCGGACCATGAATGATCTCGGCATTCGCACAAAGCACCCGATCGTCGTCACCAATTGGGCCAATGAGGAGGGCGCCCGCTTCGCGCCCGCCATGCTCGCCTCCGGCGTCTTTGCCGGTGTCCATACGCTGGAGCATGCCTATTCGCGCAAGGATACTGAAGGCAATACCTACGGCGACGAACTGAAGCGCATCGGCTGGCTGGGCGAGGAAGAGGTGGGTGCACGCAAGATGCACGCCTATCTCGAATATCATATCGAGCAGGGACCGATCCTGGAGGCCGAAAACAAGACGATCGGCGTCGTCACCCATTGCCAGGGGCTGTGGTGGCTGGAGTTCACGCTGACCGGCAAGGAGGCCCATACCGGTTCCACGCCCATGACCATGCGTGTCAATGCGGGTCTTGCGATGTCGCGCATCATCGAGATGGTACAGACAGTGGCAATGGAGAGCCAGCCCGGTGCGGTCGGCGGTGTCGGCCAGGTGATCTTTTCGCCCAATTCCCGCAATGTCTTGCCCGGTCAAGTCGTCTTCACCGTCGATATCCGTACACCCGACCTCGCCAAGCTGAACCGCATGCGCGAGCGCATCGAGGCGGAAGCCGCTGAGATATGCCAAGCGATCGGCGTCGGCTGCTCGGTTGAGGTCGTCGGTCATTTCGACCCTGTGACTTTCGATCCTGTGCTGGTCGATACGGTGCGCCGCTCGGCGGAAAAGCTGGGATATTCGCACCTCGATATCATCTCCGGTGCCGGACACGATGCCTGCTGGGCGGCGAAGGTCGCGCCCGCCACCATGATCATGTGCCCCTGCGTTGGCGGCCTGTCGCACAATGAGGCAGAAGAAATTTCCAAAGACTGGGCAGCGGCTGGCTGCGATGTGCTGTTTCATGCTGTCCTGGAGACCGCGGGGCTTGTGGAATAGAGCAACAGGCAGCCGGACTTCGCAATAAGGGGAGCAATCATGACCATCATCAAGAACGGCACCATCGTTACCGCCGATCTCACCTATAAGGCCGACATCCGCATCGAGAACGGAATAATTGCCGAGATCGGACCGAACCTGAAGGGCGGCGAGGAACTCGATGCAACAGGCTGCTACGTGATGCCGGGCGGTATCGATCCGCACACGCATCTGGAAATGCCCTTTATGGGCACTTATTCGGCCGATGATTTCGATAGCGGCACGCGTGCGGCGCTGGCCGGCGGCACCACCATGGTCGTGGACTTCGCTCTGCCAAACCCCGGACAGTCCATGCTTGAGGCATTGACCATGTGGGACAACAAGACCTCGCGTGCGGCCTGCGACTACTCCTTTCACATGGCGATCACCTGGTGGGGCGAGCAGGTCTTCAACGAGATGGAGACGATCGTTCGCGACAAGGGCATCAACACCTTCAAACACTTCATGGCCTATAAGGGTGCCTTGATGGTGGATGATGATGAGATGTTCTCGTCGTTCCAGCGCTGCGCCGAGCTCGGGGCGCTTCCTCTGGTCCACGCCGAGAACGGCGATGTGGTCGCGCAGATGCAGGCCAAGTTGATGGCTGAGGGTAACGACGGCCCGGAGGCACATGCCTATTCCCGCCCGCCGGAGGTGGAAGGCGAGGCCACCAATCGTGTGATCATGATCGCCGATATGGCGGGCTGCCCCGTTTATATCGTCCATACCTCCTGCGAGGAGAGCCACGAAGCCATCCGCCGCGCACGGCAGAAGGGCATGCGCGTCTATGGCGAGCCACTGATCCAGCATCTGACGCTGGATGAAAGCGAGTATTTCGACAAGGATTGGGACCATGCCGCTCGCCGCGTCATGTCTCCACCCTTCCGCAGCAAGGCGCATCAGGACAGCCTCTGGGCCGGGCTTGCTGCAGGCTCGCTGCAATGCGTGGCGACGGACCATTGCGCCTTCACCACGCAGCAGAAACGCACAGGCCTTGGTGATTTCCGCAAGATCCCGAACGGTACCGGCGGATTGGAAGATCGGCTGCCGATGCTGTGGACGTATGGCGTCAGCACCGGGCGACTGACCATGAACGAGTTCGTCGCGGTCACCTCAACCAATATAGCCAAGATCCTCAACATCTATCCGAAGAAGGGGGCAATCCTCGTCGGCGCGGATGCCGACCTCGTGGTTTGGGATCCAAACCGCGGCAAGACGATCACCGCTGCAAGCCAGCAATCGGCGATCGACTACAATGTCTTCGAGGGTAAGGAGGTTATGGGTCTGCCGCGCTTTACGCTCACATGCGGTCAGGTTGCCGTCGAGGAAGGCGCGATGAAAAGCCGGGAAGGCCATGGCCGCTTCGTTTCCCGCCCGCCGCTGACGGCGCCGGCAAAAGCGCTCTCCACCTGGAAGGAACTGACTGCACCGCGCAAGGTGCAGCGCTCCGGAATTCCGGCAAGCGGCGTCTGACGGGGACATCAGGGCGGGCCAGCTGCCGCGTCCAAGCCCGTTCTGTTTCTTTACAGCTTGTCCGGCTTGCTCGGGTTCTGTTCGGCGCGGTCGCGATAAAGTGCTGCGCGGCCGAGGAGCATCAGCGAGACCGGCGTCGTGATCGTCATGAAAATGCCGATGAAGATTTCGTGGAAGACGAAGCGTCCGCCGGACACCGAGAAATAGATGATGGAGGCCATGGCTATACCGCCCGTTCCCCAGCTGGTGCCGAGCGTGGGGGCATGCAGCCTTTCATAGAAGCTCTGCAGCTTGGCAAAGCCGATCGTGCCGATCAGCGTCAGCGATGAGCCGAGCAGGACGAAGAAGGCAACGAGAATGGCTGCCCAAAGCGGGAATTCGCCAGCATCGATCATTCGATCACCTCCCCACGCATCAGGAATTTGGATAGGGCTACCGTCGAGACGAAGCCGAGGATCGACATCAGAAGTGCAGCCTCGAAATAGATATCGTTGCCGGTGCGCAATCCGAAGGTCATCAAAAGCAGCATGGAGCTGACATAAAGCGTGTCGACACCGAGCACACGATCCTGCGCGCGTGGGCCGATCGCGATGCGATAGACGGATATCGACATGGCAATTGCCAGGAAGATTTGGGCCACGGAGAATGACCAGAAAAGGATAATCGAACTCATTCGAATATCTCCATCAGCATTTTTTCATATCGGTTCTTGATGAGGTTGATCCAGGTGGTTTCGCTGACATTGTCGAGCACATGGATCAATAGCGTGCCTTGTGACGAGTTGTATTCCAGCCACGCGCTGCCCGGCGTTGCCGTCAGGATGATCGCCAGAAGCGCAAGACCCAGCGGATCGCGAATATCGAGCGGGATGGTGAGGAAGCCGGACTTGCTGCTCCTCTTGCGCCCGAACAGGATCAGCGTTGCGACGGCGATGTTCGACCGGATGATATCGTAAAGCACGATGAAGGCCAGCTTCACCACCGCGCTCCAGCTGCGGATCCTCGGTTTGGCGGGTCGAAGAGACGCCATCGACCACGAAGCGATCAGCGCCACCGCTGTTCCGAGCACAAGATGCCCAGGCGAAAAGCTGTTGATCGTCATCCAGAAGATGATCAGCGATAGCGTCAACAGCGGGTAGGGGAGAATATAGCGGATCATTGCGCAGCCTCCCCGGCATCACCCGCCCGCGGTGCCGTCATAACACCTTGGATATAGCTTTCCGGCAGGTCGAGAATGCGTGCGGTCTCCTGCATGTAACGCATGATCGGACCGGCCTGCACGGTCATGGCAAGTGTCAGGCCAAGAAGCAGCATGACGGGTGCAATTTCGATGACGAAGACGCGCGGAACCGTGCCTTCGAGAGAGCCCCAGAAGGTGCGGATGCCGGCGCGCGTCATCGAGATCAGAGCCGCAAGGCCGGAGAACACGATGAGGAACACGATCCACCAGGAGAGCGTCGAGATTTCGCTATCGGCGCCCATGCCTTGCGGATTGAGGATGGCGGAGAGCATGGAAAATTTGGCGATGAAGCCGGAGAGGGGCGGCAAGCCGGCAAGCAGAATGCCGCAGGCGGCAAAGCAGATGCCGAGCACCGCCATGGTGCCGGGCATCGTCACCCCGACCTCCTCTTGCTCTTCCTCCTCCTCACCATCGCCATAGGCTTCCATGGTTACAGCAAGAACGTTTGCGCCCGCATCCTGGCCGCGTTCCACCAGTTCGATCAGCATGAAGAAAGCGCTGATGGTGAGGGTGGAGCTAACCAGATAGTAGAGCGCACCGGCCGCCACCATCGGATTACCCGTGCCCATGGCTGCAAGCAGCGTTCCCGAAGAGACGAGCACCGAAAAGCCGGCAAGACGACCAAGGGCCTGGGAGGCCAGCACGCCGATCGTACCGAAGACGATCGTGGCAATGCCGCCGATCAGCAGTGCGTCGTGGCCGAAGCCGGCAGAATCCCCCGCCGTCTGGCCGAAGAGCAGGAAGGACAGCCGTGCAATGACATAGATGCCCACCTTGCTCATGATCGCGAAGATGCCGCCGACAGGAGCAGAGGCAGCGCCATAGGCCGAAGGCAGCCAGAAGTTCAACGGCCACATGCCGGCCTTGACGAGGAAGGCAATGCCAAGCACGGCGGCCCCGGTCTCCAGTAGCATGCGCTGGTCAGGATTGAGACCGGCAATCCTCTGCGCCAGATCGCCCATGTTGAGCGTGCCAGTCACACCATAGATCAAGCTGACGCCGATCAGGAAGAAGAGCGCGGCAACGAGGTTGATCGCGACGTAATGCAGGCCGGCCTTCACCCTCAACTGACCGGAGCCATGCAGCAGCAGACCGTAGGACGCCGCAAGCATCACTTCGAAGAAGACGAAGAGGTTGAAGAGGTCGCCCGTCAGAAAGGCACCATTCACGCCCATCAGCATCAGATGGAAGAGCGAATGAAAATGGGCGCCGGACTTGTGCCATTTGGCCAGTGAATAGACGAGCGACGGGATCGCCAATAGCGACACCAGAAGCACCATCAGCCCCGAGAGCCGATCCGCCACCAGCACGATGCCGAAAGGGGCAGGCCAGTTGCCGAGAAGATAGACGCCGGTGGAGATGATCGCCGCGATTTCGGTGTTCACCGTCGAATTGACTTCGATGAAAAGGCCAATGGAAACGGCGAGCAGCACCAGGGTGGAAATGAAGCTGATCGCGGCCTTCGTCTTGCGCTTGCGCTCATCGATGAAGAGCAGGATTGCCCCGGTGATCAAAGGCACCAGAATGGGTGCGATCACGATGTGGGATGGGAATGAGTTCACTTGCTCTCCCTCCCGTCCACATGGTCAGTGCCTGTCAGGCCACGCGCTGCAAGAAGCACGACGAGAAAGAGGGCCGTCGTGGCAAAGCCGATGACGATCGCCGTCAAAACCAGCGCCTGCGGCACGGGGTCGGCGAGCTGCGAGACGGAAACCCCGTCAAGCAGAACCGGCGGCGCATTCGTCTTGATGCCACCCACCCCGAAAATGAACAGGTTGACGGCATAGGACAGCAGCGAGAGGCCGACAATGACCTGATAGGTGCGTGGACGCAGGATGAGCCAGACGCCCGATCCCGTCATCACGCCGATGCCGATGGCTAGAATGAGCTCCATTACACATCCTCCGCTTTGGCGGCGTCGGGTGTGCGTACCTTGTAGTTACGCAATGATTGGTGCGCCAGTGCTATCAAAATCAGAACCGTGGAGCCGACCACGAGCGAGAAGACCCCAAGATCGAAGAGCAGGGCGGACGCTGTCGGCATTTTCGCGATGTAGGGGATTTCCGTATACTGGAAATAGGACGTCAGGAACGGATAGCCGAAGTACCACGATCCCATGCCGGTCGATGCCGCCATCAACAGACCGAAGCCCATCCAGCGCAGCGGCAGGATGCGGATGCGGTCTTCCGCCCAGCGGGTGCCGCCTGCCAGATATTGCAGCAGGAAGGCAATCGCCATGGTGATGCCCGCCGCAAACCCGCCGCCTGGAAGGTCATGACCGCGCATGAAGAGGAAGATCGAGAAGGTGATGACGACCGGGAACATCCACTGCATGATGACCGAAGGCACCAGCAGATAGTCGCGCACCGTATCGCCTTTGCTGCGCTCGGGACTTTCGGCATCGAAGGCGTTCTGGATCAGCTGCTGCTCAGGCAGGCCGACACTGTCCTGCGCCGGACGGAAACGACGGAGCAGAGCAAAGACGGTCAGACCGACAATCGCCAGAACAGCGATCTCGCCCATCGTATCGAAGCCGCGGAAATCGACGAGGATGACGTTGACCACATTGGTACCGCCGCCTTCGCTATAGGCCCTCTCAAGGAAGTAGTTGGCAATGGTGTTCGGCACGGGCAGTGTCATCACCGCATAGGCAATCACCGTCATGCCGATGCCGCAGAAGACGGCCAGCAGGAAGTCGCGACCGCGACGAAGCTGCGCGGGCAGTTCGTTGTTGTTATCAACCTTCACGACGCGCTTCGGCAGCCAGCGAAGACCGAGCAGGATCAGCACCAGCGTGACGATTTCGACGAGCAGTTGCGTGATGGCGAGGTCGGGAGCGGACAACCAGACAAAGGTCAGGCAGGTGACGAGACCGGAAACACCGAGCATCACGAGTGCGGCAAGGCGATGATACTTCGCCTGCCAGGCAGCACCCATGGCCGCAATCATGCCGATGCCCCAAAGAACCGCAAAGATCGGGTCGAAGGACGTAACCCTCGGAAGGGTGAGCGAAAACTGCGACGAGACCAGCGGCGAGAAACCGGCAACGAGCGCGACGAACACGAGGATACGCAACTGTGGCTGCAGCCGCCTCGTGCCAAGCGTGCTTTCCAGCCAACGCGCCCACTTCCACGAAACGGTGACGATGATGCGCTCGAAGATGCGCTGACCTTTCAGGTGCCGGAAGATCGGCGGACCGTCATCGCATTTGGAAAAGTAATCCCCAAGAAGGGCATAAATCGCGACACCGCCGATTAGGGCAACGATACTCATGATCAGTGGCAGGTTGAAACCATGCCAGATCGCAAGGCTATAGGTCGGAGTCTGGGGTCCGAGGACCGACAAAACAGCCGTATGCAGGAATGGCCCGACGGAAAGGCTTGGCACCACGCCGACGATCAGGCAGGCAAGCAC is a genomic window containing:
- a CDS encoding ornithine cyclodeaminase family protein; translated protein: MAIVLNDDDLAGYTLMKVAIESVEGFLLARALGKAVSPPRHHVAFGDHGDLVFTVGGLTGDRPLAGFRVYDTFNGDAHAQLVAVWSADDARLKGIVVGERLGAIRTGAIGGVAIHHLSSPQASVIGVIGSGAQARMQLAAASCVRSISKAYVYSRDAKNRIAFTSEMQIELGVDVEPVARVKDAVRDADIVICATSSSQPVVDISDLKPGAHVNTVGPKTIEAHELGLSIADVASIIATDSSEQTRSYGAPFFLEGSGQEQRMVELSDIVAGRIASRTSSDQTTLFCSVGLAGTEVAVAAAIFDMR
- a CDS encoding Zn-dependent hydrolase, with amino-acid sequence MAAPGENMRVNADRLWDMLMDMAKIGPGIAGGNNRQTLTDADAEGRALFQSWCEAAGLTMGVDKMGTMFATRAGEDPEALPVYVGSHLDTQPTGGKFDGVLGVLAGLEVVRTMNDLGIRTKHPIVVTNWANEEGARFAPAMLASGVFAGVHTLEHAYSRKDTEGNTYGDELKRIGWLGEEEVGARKMHAYLEYHIEQGPILEAENKTIGVVTHCQGLWWLEFTLTGKEAHTGSTPMTMRVNAGLAMSRIIEMVQTVAMESQPGAVGGVGQVIFSPNSRNVLPGQVVFTVDIRTPDLAKLNRMRERIEAEAAEICQAIGVGCSVEVVGHFDPVTFDPVLVDTVRRSAEKLGYSHLDIISGAGHDACWAAKVAPATMIMCPCVGGLSHNEAEEISKDWAAAGCDVLFHAVLETAGLVE
- the hydA gene encoding dihydropyrimidinase, producing the protein MMTIIKNGTIVTADLTYKADIRIENGIIAEIGPNLKGGEELDATGCYVMPGGIDPHTHLEMPFMGTYSADDFDSGTRAALAGGTTMVVDFALPNPGQSMLEALTMWDNKTSRAACDYSFHMAITWWGEQVFNEMETIVRDKGINTFKHFMAYKGALMVDDDEMFSSFQRCAELGALPLVHAENGDVVAQMQAKLMAEGNDGPEAHAYSRPPEVEGEATNRVIMIADMAGCPVYIVHTSCEESHEAIRRARQKGMRVYGEPLIQHLTLDESEYFDKDWDHAARRVMSPPFRSKAHQDSLWAGLAAGSLQCVATDHCAFTTQQKRTGLGDFRKIPNGTGGLEDRLPMLWTYGVSTGRLTMNEFVAVTSTNIAKILNIYPKKGAILVGADADLVVWDPNRGKTITAASQQSAIDYNVFEGKEVMGLPRFTLTCGQVAVEEGAMKSREGHGRFVSRPPLTAPAKALSTWKELTAPRKVQRSGIPASGV
- the mnhG gene encoding monovalent cation/H(+) antiporter subunit G produces the protein MIDAGEFPLWAAILVAFFVLLGSSLTLIGTIGFAKLQSFYERLHAPTLGTSWGTGGIAMASIIYFSVSGGRFVFHEIFIGIFMTITTPVSLMLLGRAALYRDRAEQNPSKPDKL
- a CDS encoding K+/H+ antiporter subunit F, translating into MSSIILFWSFSVAQIFLAIAMSISVYRIAIGPRAQDRVLGVDTLYVSSMLLLMTFGLRTGNDIYFEAALLMSILGFVSTVALSKFLMRGEVIE
- a CDS encoding Na+/H+ antiporter subunit E yields the protein MIRYILPYPLLTLSLIIFWMTINSFSPGHLVLGTAVALIASWSMASLRPAKPRIRSWSAVVKLAFIVLYDIIRSNIAVATLILFGRKRSSKSGFLTIPLDIRDPLGLALLAIILTATPGSAWLEYNSSQGTLLIHVLDNVSETTWINLIKNRYEKMLMEIFE
- a CDS encoding monovalent cation/H+ antiporter subunit D; this encodes MNSFPSHIVIAPILVPLITGAILLFIDERKRKTKAAISFISTLVLLAVSIGLFIEVNSTVNTEIAAIISTGVYLLGNWPAPFGIVLVADRLSGLMVLLVSLLAIPSLVYSLAKWHKSGAHFHSLFHLMLMGVNGAFLTGDLFNLFVFFEVMLAASYGLLLHGSGQLRVKAGLHYVAINLVAALFFLIGVSLIYGVTGTLNMGDLAQRIAGLNPDQRMLLETGAAVLGIAFLVKAGMWPLNFWLPSAYGAASAPVGGIFAIMSKVGIYVIARLSFLLFGQTAGDSAGFGHDALLIGGIATIVFGTIGVLASQALGRLAGFSVLVSSGTLLAAMGTGNPMVAAGALYYLVSSTLTISAFFMLIELVERGQDAGANVLAVTMEAYGDGEEEEEQEEVGVTMPGTMAVLGICFAACGILLAGLPPLSGFIAKFSMLSAILNPQGMGADSEISTLSWWIVFLIVFSGLAALISMTRAGIRTFWGSLEGTVPRVFVIEIAPVMLLLGLTLAMTVQAGPIMRYMQETARILDLPESYIQGVMTAPRAGDAGEAAQ
- a CDS encoding Na+/H+ antiporter subunit C, yielding MELILAIGIGVMTGSGVWLILRPRTYQVIVGLSLLSYAVNLFIFGVGGIKTNAPPVLLDGVSVSQLADPVPQALVLTAIVIGFATTALFLVVLLAARGLTGTDHVDGRESK
- a CDS encoding monovalent cation/H+ antiporter subunit A — protein: MRLDVILPILIALPFIGSIATAMMPRSGAARGPAAVAGGIALFGLISTIFLYTSVTNGQVLKYDVEWLPQLGLNFTLRLDGFAWMFMGLITGIGFLVVLYARYYMSAEDPIPRFFAFLLAFMGSMLGIVLSGNVIILSIFWEMTSIFSFLLIGYWHNNATARDGARMALTVTGIGGFCLLAGLLVLGHIAGSYDLDAIIAKAADVKAHPLYLTALVLILIGALTKSAQFPFHFWLPNAMAAPTPVSAYLHSATMVKAGVFLLARLWPVLAGTQEWFWLVGFAGITTLLLGAYFAMFQQDLKGLLAYSTISHLGLITTLLSLGSPLAAVAAIFHMANHATFKASLFMAAGIIDHETGTRDMRRLSGLYRYLPATATLAMAASAAMAGVPLFNGFLSKEMFFAEAIETHADSLLDKALPYVATLSGAFAVAYSLRFIHTVFFGPPPSDIPNPNPHEPPRWMRFPVEFLVLACLIVGVVPSLSVGPFLHTAVLSVLGPQTPTYSLAIWHGFNLPLIMSIVALIGGVAIYALLGDYFSKCDDGPPIFRHLKGQRIFERIIVTVSWKWARWLESTLGTRRLQPQLRILVFVALVAGFSPLVSSQFSLTLPRVTSFDPIFAVLWGIGMIAAMGAAWQAKYHRLAALVMLGVSGLVTCLTFVWLSAPDLAITQLLVEIVTLVLILLGLRWLPKRVVKVDNNNELPAQLRRGRDFLLAVFCGIGMTVIAYAVMTLPVPNTIANYFLERAYSEGGGTNVVNVILVDFRGFDTMGEIAVLAIVGLTVFALLRRFRPAQDSVGLPEQQLIQNAFDAESPERSKGDTVRDYLLVPSVIMQWMFPVVITFSIFLFMRGHDLPGGGFAAGITMAIAFLLQYLAGGTRWAEDRIRILPLRWMGFGLLMAASTGMGSWYFGYPFLTSYFQYTEIPYIAKMPTASALLFDLGVFSLVVGSTVLILIALAHQSLRNYKVRTPDAAKAEDV